The genomic interval TGTGATATTCATTTCATCATATAGCTCTCCTTTTGCCAAAACAAAGCGAGAATGAATCTGATGAAAGCCATCTTTGTGTCCCAAAATTTTAAGAAAAATATTGAGCTTTGGATAAATTTTGATAGTTTCACTCATTTTTGTTCATTTCTTATGGGCTTTAAGCAAAAACTTTATCTCTGATACAGCTTTTATATCATCACTTTGCGAAGCTTGTTTGTTCTGTGAAGTAATTGCCTCTTTAAGCTCTCCACGTAAAATCACACAATTTTCTGGTGCAGAAAACCCGAGTCTCACGCTGCCTTTGTCAATGGAGATAATCTTTATTTCAATATCATCGCCAATTATCACGCTGTCATCTTGTTTTCTTGAAAGTATCAACATATTCTATCCTATTTAAAATGTATTGTATGCCACCATTTGAAAATATCTCAATTATAGAAAAAAAATCCTCAAAACAAACTATATATTTTCCTTTTTGGGCATTTTTTAATGTAATTTTTTTACCATCATACATCTGCTTAGAGAATCTGTGCATATTTTCTAGTTGAGGATAAGGGAGATACTCAAGTGGATTAAGGATTCTTATTTGCTCTGTGGCACTCACGCTCATTTGTCCCTCACTTATTCGCTCTAGGCTTGAGAGCACACCATTTACGCCAAGCTTTTTGGCTATTATCTCCCCAATACTTCGCACATATGCACCCTCACTCACACTCACTTCAAAATGCACAAAAGGGTGATGATATGATAACAATGTAATATTATAAATACTCATTTGAATCTGCTGTAGAGTAAATACCTTACCCTCTCTTGCAAGTTTATATGCCCTTTGTCCATTGATATGTTTTGCGCTAAAAGCAGGAGGCGTATAATCAAAAGTGCCTTTTAAAGAAAAGAGAATCTTCTCTATATCACTCTGATTGTATTCAGGGATAATCTCAATAGATTCTATATGCTCAATATCCAAACTTGCAGACTTTGCACCAAGCCAAAGTGTCGCTCTATAAGCTTTAGGCACTTTTTGTAAATGCGGAAAAAGACGCGTATAGCTACCAAATCCCACTACAAGCACACCTTTTGCAAA from Helicobacter hepaticus ATCC 51449 carries:
- the truB gene encoding tRNA pseudouridine(55) synthase TruB, which encodes MANALLVAAYKPPFLSSNACLSRLKKHFGMSKAGYLGTLDPFAKGVLVVGFGSYTRLFPHLQKVPKAYRATLWLGAKSASLDIEHIESIEIIPEYNQSDIEKILFSLKGTFDYTPPAFSAKHINGQRAYKLAREGKVFTLQQIQMSIYNITLLSYHHPFVHFEVSVSEGAYVRSIGEIIAKKLGVNGVLSSLERISEGQMSVSATEQIRILNPLEYLPYPQLENMHRFSKQMYDGKKITLKNAQKGKYIVCFEDFFSIIEIFSNGGIQYILNRIEYVDTFKKTR
- a CDS encoding carbon storage regulator; translated protein: MLILSRKQDDSVIIGDDIEIKIISIDKGSVRLGFSAPENCVILRGELKEAITSQNKQASQSDDIKAVSEIKFLLKAHKK